AAAACCCGGTATGACCAGTGACCCGCACCTCATATTTGCCGATGTGTCGCTGGACATCAAATGCGGTGCGTTCCAGTCGGCCCTCGACAAGCTGAAAGAAGTGGAGCGATGGCTTCCAGAATCCTACATCTTTCATCTGCTTACCGCACGGGCAGCGCGAGGACTGAAACGGTATGAAGAGGCCATCGAACATCTCGGCCACTGCTGCCGCATCGCACCGGCAAACCAGGTCGCCTGGCGGGAGCTGATCGAGGTCAAGACGCTCCAGTCGCAAGCACCTGAACCGGCGCGGACACCGGCCATCGACGAAGTCGCCGTGGAGTTCGAGGAGCTCTCGAAAGCTCTCGCTGGATTCACTCCACCACGAGCCACCGAATGCTTCGAGCCAACACCGATTGCCGAACAGAAGCAGCCATTCCCCGACGACGCATCGATTGCCGTTCCGACCGAGTCGCTGGCCAAGCTGTTCGTCAATCAGGGCGCGTACAAAAAGGCCATCCGGGTTTACACCTCCCTCATTCAGCTCAATCCGTCAAAGGCAGATCACTACCGGCAGTCCATCGACAAGGTGCTCGAAAAACTCTGACCGGCCAACCAGCTACCCGCCGCTCGACATGAATCTGTGTGGTTTGCCCGGCCATTGCGTATATTCATGGCCAGATGCTGCATCGATGCCGTAAAACCGAGGTCAAACCCCAAGCCATCGAATGGTGAAAAAAAGCGTTTTCATTGGTATTCTTCTCCTCATCCTGCCAGCCCTGACCATCCACGCAGAAAGTCAGCCGGCGAGAACCCTTTCACTGCACGAGTGCATCACGATTGCGCTCAACAACGCCTCCGACGTTAAAAAAGCTGAAAACGCCCGGCATCTTAGCGGTGTCGATCTTCTGAGAAGGTATGGCAACTTCCTGCCAAAAGTCACCTCCTCGGCCAGTTATGTACCCCGTTCGGTCAACCGCTCATACACATCATACTCACCGCTGTACGGCGCCGGGTCGGACACAGCGATCAACATGACCTCCCGCACTTCGACCGTCGATATGAGCCTGACGGCATCGCTCAACCTCTTCAACGGCCTGAGCGACTACGCAGCCCTGCAAGCGGCGCTCGACCGCAAAAAGGCCGCGGGGTTCACGCTTCAGCGCGCAAAAGAGACCATCGCTTACGACGTGACACAGCACTACTATCAGGTGCTGCTGGACAAGGAACTGCTCGATATCGCGCGGGAAAATCTCAAGACATCGCGCGATTTGCTGACCCTGACCGAGCGGCAGTTCAACATCGGCCTCAAGTCCATCACCGACCTCTACCAGCAGCAGGCGGAAGCGAGCAACAGCAACCTCGCCGTCATCAACGCCGAAAACCAGCTCCGTCGAAGCAAGCTCGAACTCGTCCGGCGCCTGCGCATCGATCCGGCTGAAGAGATCGCGCTCGAACCGGTGGACACCGCGGCAATCGAAAAGCTCTCGCCCGAGGTGGACATTGCGGCGCTTTCGGCAGCAAGCCTCCAGCAGCGGGCTGACCTCAAGGCGCAGGGCCTCGAACGCGACGCAGCGCGGCAGGATGTCCGGCAGGTTGCAGGCTCGCGGCTGCCAAGGCTTGACCTCGCCTTCACCATGAGCAGTGGCGCGATCGACTCCTACAAAACCACCATGCTGGGCCAGACCTACGACTACGCCTATCCGTCCGTCAGCAAGCAGCTCAAAAACGGCATCGACCACGCCGTTTCGCTTAACCTTTCGTGGACGATCTTCGACGGCTTCTCGACGCGCTACAATGTCGAGTCGGCAAAGGTGGTCAGCCGGAACAGGCAGCTCGATTACGAGGAGCTGAAAGATGGCATCGAAATCGACCTGAAGCAGGTCGCCGGTGACTACCAGGCAGCCTTCACCCGAATCGAGTCGGCAAAAAAGAGCCTGAAGGCTTCGGAATCGGCGGCTCAGGGCATCACTCGCAAATACGATCTCGGTGCCTCGAACTTTGTCGAACTCAGCTCGGCGAGGGCGGCGCTTTTCAGCGCCCGCTCGACCCTGACGCAGGCGATTTACAACCTCGCGCTGCAAAAGGCGCTGCTCGATTACACCAGTGGCGTCGGCATCGAAGAGGTCAGCAACGCATCATCTCACTGATTTATGGCTAACACCAAACGCTCCGGAAAACTCCGCAACATCTTCATCATCGGCGGCGCGCTCTTCGCCATCGGAGTCGCAGCGCTCATCTGGCTGAACACGCGCGAAAAAGCGGTCGAGGTGACCACCGAAAAGGTGTTCCGCAAGGAGGTGGTGCACACCGTTACTGCAACCGGCAAGATTCAGCCTGAAACCGAAGTAGCCATGTCTCCCGACGTCTCCGGCGAGATCATCGAGCTGCCGGTCGTGGAGGGGCAGGAGGTGAAAGCCGGGCAACTGCTCTTCCGGATCCAGCCCGACATCTACGTCAACCAGGTCAAGCAGAGCCGGGCGCAGCTCAATCTGTCGAAGGCGCAAAGCATGGAGGCCAAAGCACGGATGCTTAAGGCGGAGGACGATTTTCGCAAAGCAGACATTTTGTATAAAGACAAGCTCATTTCCCAAACCGACTGGCTCTCGGCGAAAACCAACGCCGAAACGAGCCGTGCAGCCTGGAAAGCAGCCCGATATTCCATCGACCAGAACCAGAGCCTGCTCGACCAGAACGAAGAGCGCCTTACCAAAACCGTGGTGCGTTCGCCCATCAACGGCACGATCATTTCGCTAAGTAGCAAACCAGGCGAGCGCGTTGTCGGCACCGGCCAGTTCCCCGGCACCGAGGTGCTCAAGATCGCCAATCTGGACAACATGCTGCTCAAGGTCGAGGTGAACGAGAACGACATCGTGAACGTGCAGGTCGGCAACCCAGTCACCGTAACGGTCGATGCGTTCGGCGACCGCACCTTCAAAGGTGAGGTGAGCGAAATCGCCAATTCTGCCAAAACTCAGGCCGCGAACACGCAGGAGGAGGCAACCAACTTCGAGGTCAAGATCAAAATCCTCAACCACCAGCGCCTGCTCAAACCCGGCATGAGCGGCACGGCAAATATCGAAACCCAGCGAGTGCCGAACGCGCTGGTAGTGCCGATCCAGAGCGTCACCATGCGAACGGCGGGCGGCAAAAAAGCGGCAACGCCAACCGATTCCACAAGCAACAACAAGGTCGTGCAGCTCAACCAGAATCATCGCCTTACCGATGAAACCGAAGGCGTGTTCGTCGTCGAAGGCGACCATGTGCGCTTCAGAAAGGTCAAAACCGGCACGACCGACAACACCCATATTATTATCCTCGAAGGAGTGAAAGAGGGCGAAGAGGTCGTGTCGGGCAGTTACGGCGCCATCAGCCGCGAATTGCAGGACGGTAGCACCGTGAAGCTTCAGAAGAAACGATGAGCAAGCAGCCGTACATCATCCGGATCAGCAACCTCTGCCGGTATTACACCATGGGCGACCAGACGGTCAAGGCGCTCGACGACATTAACCTCGATTTTCGCAGGAACGACTACGCGGCCATCATGGGGCCATCGGGCAGCGGCAAATCGACCCTGATGAACATTCTCGGCTGCCTCGACACACCGACGTCGGGACGCTACGAGCTGAACGGCCAGCATGTGGCTGACATGGACGACGACGAGCTGGCCCGCATCCGCAACCGCGAGATCGGCTTTGTCTTCCAGACCTTCAACCTGCTGCCGCGCCTCAACTGCCTGCGCAATGTCGAACTGCCGCTGGTCTATGCCGGAGTCGAGCCGGAGGAGCGGCTCGAACGGGCGCGGCAGGCACTCGAACAGGTTGGTCTCGTCGACCGCATCGACCACAAGCCCGGCGAACTCTCGGGCGGGCAGACGCAGCGCGTGGCTATCGCGCGGGCGCTGGTGAATCACCCGTCGATCATCCTGGCCGACGAGCCGACCGGCAACCTCGATACGGCCACGAGCCACGACATCATGGAGATTTTCAGCAAACTCTCCGACGCGGGCAACACCATCATCCTCATCACCCACGAAGAGGACATCGCCCGCTTCACCCGCCGCATCATCCGCCTGCGAGACGGCAGAATCGAAAGCGACTCGGCGCCATGAACAGCACTCTGCGGCAGTTCCGGTACGAAACGGTCGAAAGCCTGAATATCGCCGTGTACCAAATCAGGGCCAACAAGATCCGGTCATTCCTGACGGCGCTTGGCGTCATCATCGGCATCGTGGCGATCACCATGATGGGCACGGCGATCAACGGCATCGATATCGGTTTTGACCGGAGCCTCGCCATGCTTGGCTACGATGTGATCTACGTGCAGAAGGGATCGTGGAGCACGATGGGCTCGTGGTGGCGCTACCGCAACCGGCCTGATATCGAAACCCGGTATGCCACCGAGATCAACCGGATCATCGCAGGCAAAACGCTCTCCGAGCTGATCGTGGCCGTACCGCAAATGTCCACCATCCAGGCTTCCGCCCGTTACCGTGACCGCGAGATTCTGCAAATCTTCGCGCTCGGCACCAACCAGGACTACCCGCTCACCGCTTCGGGAGACCTGTCGGCGGGGCGCTTTTTCACAGCGCAGGAGTCGGCGGCAGGCGACGCTGTCGCGGTCATCGGCAACGACATCGCTACCGGCCTCTTCCCCGACGGACGGGCAGTCGGCAAGTCGATCCGACTGAGAAATCACAATGTGCGCGTGGTGGGCGTCTTCAAAAAGCAGGGCAAATTCCTCGGACTGTTCAGTTTCGACAACCAGCTCATCATGCCGCTCGGCGCGTTCACGAAGGTGTACGGAAAAACCTCGATGGTGACAATCAGGGTCAAGGTCAGGGATGAAAAACGGATTCCGGAGGCCAAGGAGGAGCTGACCGGACTGATGCGGCGCATCCGGAGGCTGCCGCCGGGCAAGGCGGACGACTTCGGCATCAACGAGCAGCAGGCGTTCAAAAGCCAGCTCGATCCGATCAAGAACGGCATCGCCGTTGCGGGCATCTTCATCACCGGAATGTCGCTGTTTGTTGGAGCCATCGGCATCATGAACATCACCTTCGTGAGCGTCAAGGAGCGCACCCGCGAAATCGGCCTGCGCAAGGCGCTCGGCGCACGACGGCGCACGATTCTGTTGCAGTTTCTCATCGAATCGGTGATGATCTGCCTTGTCGGCGGCGTGATTGGCCTCGTCACGGCGCTGTCGATCACCGTGCTGATTCAGAATCTGCTACCCGATTTCCCGGTCAGCTTCTCACCGATGCTCGTCCTGGCGAGCCTCGTGGTGTCGGTGGCAACCGGTATCATCTCCGGCCTCGCTCCGGCGATTTCGGCATCGAGGCTCGATCCGGCCGTTTCACTCAGGTACGAATAGCCATGACGCTCCCGATCCGTGAAACCGTGATACAAGCCGCAACATCGCTGGCAGTCAACAAGCTTCGTTCAGCCTTGACCACGCTCGGCGTGGCGGTAGGCGTTTTCTCCATCATCGCAGTCATGACGGCGCTTGACGCGGTTGACCGCTCGATTGCCTCTGGCCTGTCGAGCCTCGGCGCGAACACCTTTCAGATCCAGAAAAATCCGGCCACGGTGTTCGGCGAAGGCCACAACCGGAATCTGTACGCCAACCGCAAGGACATCACCTGGCAGGAGGCGCAGCTCTTTAAAAAATACATGGGCCAGAGCGCGCGCAACATTGGATTGATCATCACGAGCCAGGCTGCGCAGGCCAGTTACGGCAACGAAATCACCAATCCCGACGTCACGCTGACCGGAGGCGACGAAAGCTTCGCTCCGGCCAATGGCTTTGATGTCATCGAGGGCAGGAACCTGAACGACGGCGACCTCCGTTATGCCTCCGACACCGCCGTTATCGGCAGCGATGTCGCCGCGTACCTTTTCCAGCAGGGACAGAATCCGGTTGGCAAACAGATCAGGGTCAATGGCAAGGCCTACACGGTCATCGGCGTGTTCAGCAAAAAAGGGCCGGCGTTCGGTCAGAGCCAGGACAACTTCGTGCTCATCCCGATCACCCGCTTCCTCGAAGAGGTCAATCAGGAATCCAGCATAGCCATCAGCGTTGAGGCCACCTCACAGAAAACCTACCAGCAAACCATCGATCAGGCCATCGGCGCAATGCGGCTGGCGCGGGGGCTGACGGTGAAAATGCCGAACGATTTCGAGATCAGAACCAATGAATCGCTGGTCGATTCGTTCCGCGACATCCAGCGAATCGTCAGCATCGGAGCATTTATCATCAGCTTTATGGCGCTGTTGACCGCCGGCGTGGGCATCATGAACATCATGCTGGTCAGTGTGACGGAGCGAACACGGGAGATCGGCATCCGCATGTCGGTCGGCGCGCCGCGGCGCTCGATTTTGCAGCAGTTCCTGCTCGAAGCGCTGCTGCTCTCGATCGGCGGCGGCGTCCTCGGCATCGTGGCCGGAGCAGCGGCAGGCAACCTGGTGGCGGTCAAATTCAACCTGCCGGTGATGTTTCCGTGGCTGTGGGTCGTCGTGTCGCTGACAGTATGCTCGGTCATCGGCATCTCGTTCGGACTTTTCCCGGCCTGGAAAGCCTCCAGCCTTGACCCGGTCACTGCACTCCGCGCTTCGAGGTAAATGAGCAGCTCACTGCTCACAGGCAGCCATTTTCTGCAACGCGTTTCTGGTCGGGCACGGCGCGCTCATCTGTCGCTCTGCCGCCTGCCATGAGGGGATGACGCTCTGTTCGACCCAACGCCACCGGTCGTCGGGATTGGCCACGCTTTTCAGGCCCGTAAGTGTTTCGAGATAACCGTAAAACAAGCTGAAGGAGGTACGGAAACGAGAGTCGGGAAACAGCGCTCCTGAAAAATCGAGCTCGCTGCCGAACGAAGCCATAATGCGCCCGCCGACGCTCAGCGTGTCAAATATCGGCTGAAGCACATCGACCTGCTCGTGACGAAGCAGGCAGATATTGCCCTCCCAGATCAATCGCTCCCCCGCCGGGCTGCCGGCATCCCGGCGACACAGTGCGCGCCCCCGATCGATCATACCGAACCCCTTCACCAGCAAAGTATCCTCGGGCTCGGAAGCGCACGCTTCCAGCTCGGCCATCCCGCCACCGACATAAGCAGCGTGCGCCCAGGCGATATCACGGTAAATGTTGTTGTTGCCCCGGCGAATCTGTTCGAAATCGGCACGCATGAACCAGTCCACACCGAAACGGTGGAGTGCCAGCAAGGGATTGCCGGAACCGTCTCGCTCTGGCGCGGTCATGAGATCGGCAGCCATAATGGCCAAGCCGACCTGCCGGGAAGCAAAGGCCGCCATACCGGCCCATTTCAGGGTTCCAGGATTTTCGAGATACCAGCCTGCATAGCGAGCGGTAATCATGCGGTTACGGTCGACATACCGCTC
The nucleotide sequence above comes from Chlorobaculum tepidum TLS. Encoded proteins:
- a CDS encoding tetratricopeptide repeat protein codes for the protein MTSDPHLIFADVSLDIKCGAFQSALDKLKEVERWLPESYIFHLLTARAARGLKRYEEAIEHLGHCCRIAPANQVAWRELIEVKTLQSQAPEPARTPAIDEVAVEFEELSKALAGFTPPRATECFEPTPIAEQKQPFPDDASIAVPTESLAKLFVNQGAYKKAIRVYTSLIQLNPSKADHYRQSIDKVLEKL
- a CDS encoding TolC family protein, producing the protein MVKKSVFIGILLLILPALTIHAESQPARTLSLHECITIALNNASDVKKAENARHLSGVDLLRRYGNFLPKVTSSASYVPRSVNRSYTSYSPLYGAGSDTAINMTSRTSTVDMSLTASLNLFNGLSDYAALQAALDRKKAAGFTLQRAKETIAYDVTQHYYQVLLDKELLDIARENLKTSRDLLTLTERQFNIGLKSITDLYQQQAEASNSNLAVINAENQLRRSKLELVRRLRIDPAEEIALEPVDTAAIEKLSPEVDIAALSAASLQQRADLKAQGLERDAARQDVRQVAGSRLPRLDLAFTMSSGAIDSYKTTMLGQTYDYAYPSVSKQLKNGIDHAVSLNLSWTIFDGFSTRYNVESAKVVSRNRQLDYEELKDGIEIDLKQVAGDYQAAFTRIESAKKSLKASESAAQGITRKYDLGASNFVELSSARAALFSARSTLTQAIYNLALQKALLDYTSGVGIEEVSNASSH
- a CDS encoding efflux RND transporter periplasmic adaptor subunit; protein product: MANTKRSGKLRNIFIIGGALFAIGVAALIWLNTREKAVEVTTEKVFRKEVVHTVTATGKIQPETEVAMSPDVSGEIIELPVVEGQEVKAGQLLFRIQPDIYVNQVKQSRAQLNLSKAQSMEAKARMLKAEDDFRKADILYKDKLISQTDWLSAKTNAETSRAAWKAARYSIDQNQSLLDQNEERLTKTVVRSPINGTIISLSSKPGERVVGTGQFPGTEVLKIANLDNMLLKVEVNENDIVNVQVGNPVTVTVDAFGDRTFKGEVSEIANSAKTQAANTQEEATNFEVKIKILNHQRLLKPGMSGTANIETQRVPNALVVPIQSVTMRTAGGKKAATPTDSTSNNKVVQLNQNHRLTDETEGVFVVEGDHVRFRKVKTGTTDNTHIIILEGVKEGEEVVSGSYGAISRELQDGSTVKLQKKR
- a CDS encoding ABC transporter ATP-binding protein, which produces MSKQPYIIRISNLCRYYTMGDQTVKALDDINLDFRRNDYAAIMGPSGSGKSTLMNILGCLDTPTSGRYELNGQHVADMDDDELARIRNREIGFVFQTFNLLPRLNCLRNVELPLVYAGVEPEERLERARQALEQVGLVDRIDHKPGELSGGQTQRVAIARALVNHPSIILADEPTGNLDTATSHDIMEIFSKLSDAGNTIILITHEEDIARFTRRIIRLRDGRIESDSAP
- a CDS encoding ABC transporter permease, coding for MNSTLRQFRYETVESLNIAVYQIRANKIRSFLTALGVIIGIVAITMMGTAINGIDIGFDRSLAMLGYDVIYVQKGSWSTMGSWWRYRNRPDIETRYATEINRIIAGKTLSELIVAVPQMSTIQASARYRDREILQIFALGTNQDYPLTASGDLSAGRFFTAQESAAGDAVAVIGNDIATGLFPDGRAVGKSIRLRNHNVRVVGVFKKQGKFLGLFSFDNQLIMPLGAFTKVYGKTSMVTIRVKVRDEKRIPEAKEELTGLMRRIRRLPPGKADDFGINEQQAFKSQLDPIKNGIAVAGIFITGMSLFVGAIGIMNITFVSVKERTREIGLRKALGARRRTILLQFLIESVMICLVGGVIGLVTALSITVLIQNLLPDFPVSFSPMLVLASLVVSVATGIISGLAPAISASRLDPAVSLRYE
- a CDS encoding ABC transporter permease; the protein is MTLPIRETVIQAATSLAVNKLRSALTTLGVAVGVFSIIAVMTALDAVDRSIASGLSSLGANTFQIQKNPATVFGEGHNRNLYANRKDITWQEAQLFKKYMGQSARNIGLIITSQAAQASYGNEITNPDVTLTGGDESFAPANGFDVIEGRNLNDGDLRYASDTAVIGSDVAAYLFQQGQNPVGKQIRVNGKAYTVIGVFSKKGPAFGQSQDNFVLIPITRFLEEVNQESSIAISVEATSQKTYQQTIDQAIGAMRLARGLTVKMPNDFEIRTNESLVDSFRDIQRIVSIGAFIISFMALLTAGVGIMNIMLVSVTERTREIGIRMSVGAPRRSILQQFLLEALLLSIGGGVLGIVAGAAAGNLVAVKFNLPVMFPWLWVVVSLTVCSVIGISFGLFPAWKASSLDPVTALRASR
- a CDS encoding DUF2515 family protein produces the protein MLRSKEEWQETAESVLPPEERYVDRNRMITARYAGWYLENPGTLKWAGMAAFASRQVGLAIMAADLMTAPERDGSGNPLLALHRFGVDWFMRADFEQIRRGNNNIYRDIAWAHAAYVGGGMAELEACASEPEDTLLVKGFGMIDRGRALCRRDAGSPAGERLIWEGNICLLRHEQVDVLQPIFDTLSVGGRIMASFGSELDFSGALFPDSRFRTSFSLFYGYLETLTGLKSVANPDDRWRWVEQSVIPSWQAAERQMSAPCPTRNALQKMAACEQ